From Colias croceus chromosome 24, ilColCroc2.1, the proteins below share one genomic window:
- the LOC123702910 gene encoding dopamine receptor 1-like, with translation MEYNFISPTNAVIGTNETTVEYEDAEDPDAVTLLSILVVGIFLSLLIFVSAAGNILVCIAIYTDRGLRRIGNLFLASLAIADMLVAAAVMTFAGVNDLLGYWVFGEQFCDTWVACDVMCSTASILNLCAISLDRYIHIKDPLRYGRWVTRKVAIVTIALIWLLAVMVSFLPISLGLHRPPEETVTTERPPRYPTCALVLTPTYAIVSSCISFILPCIVMISIYCRLYCYAQKHVKSIRAVTRTVQLPDNRTKSVRTRVHTHVHSSPYHVSDHKAAITVGIIMGVFLLCWVPFFCVNIVAAFCKTCIPDLAFKILTWLGYSNSAFNPIIYSIFNTEFREAFKKILTSKYPPCCGYQTVRANTPTRNDNFVTDYGTKTLVVRRSGSLGLSGVDPTPRSSAESVRPLRDYHI, from the exons GCGGTGATAGGCACGAACGAGACGACCGTCGAGTATGAAGACGCGGAGGACCCGGACGCAGTTACACTACTCTCTATTTTGGTTGTCG GCATATTCCTCTCCCTGCTCATATTCGTGAGCGCAGCGGGCAACATTCTGGTCTGCATAGCCATTTACACGGACCGCGGCTTGAGAAGGATTGGCAATCTGTTCCTGGCTTCACTGGCAATCGCTGATATGCTTGTGGCAGCTGCGGTTATGACGTTTGCTGGGGTCAATGACCTGCTTGG GTACTGGGTGTTCGGCGAACAGTTTTGCGACACGTGGGTGGCGTGTGACGTCATGTGCTCCACGGCTTCCATACTCAATCTTTGTGCCATTTCATTGGacagatacatacatattaaggATCCGTTGAG ATACGGCCGCTGGGTGACCCGCAAGGTTGCCATAGTAACCATAGCGCTCATCTGGCTTCTAGCTGTTATGGTCAGTTTTCTGCCCATCTCCCTGGGTCTGCACAGACCGCCAGAGGAGACAGTTACTACGGAGAGACCGCCTCGGTACCCGACCTGTGCGTTGGTTCTGACGCCGACGTATGCGATAGTGTCGAGCTGCATATCGTTTATACTGCCGTGCATTGTTATGATTAGTATATACTGCAG ATTATACTGCTACGCACAAAAGCACGTGAAATCCATCAGAGCTGTCACCCGGACGGTTCAGCTACCAGACAACCGGACCAAGTCGGTCCGGACGCGTGTCCACACGCACGTTCACTCGTCTCCCTACCACGTGTCAGACCATAAAGCTGCTATCACAGTGGGCATTATTATGGGAGTCTTCTTACTGTGCTGGGTGCCGTTCTTCTGCGTGAATATTGTGGCTGCGTTCTGCAAGACATGCATACCAg ATCTCGCATTCAAGATCCTCACATGGCTCGGCTACTCAAACTCAGCGTTCAACCCGATAATATACTCAATATTCAACACGGAATTCCGGGAAGCGTTCAAAAAGATCCTAACCTCAAAATATCCTCCTTGCTGTGGTTACCAAACTGTACGAGCGAATACTCCAACTAGGAATGACAATTTCGTCACAGACTATGGGACAAAGACGCTCGTGGTTAGGAGAAGTGGGTCTTTAGGATTATCAGGAGTGGACCCTACGCCTCGTTCGTCTGCGGAGTCGGTTAGGCCGCTACGGGACTATCACATTTGA